A single Endozoicomonas sp. NE40 DNA region contains:
- a CDS encoding CAP domain-containing protein, which produces MKSAVKWLLVLLVAINSAWLIAEDTESPETVLERLNSERKSAGIESTYKFNTALTEASRRHCLYWAEHYDQLRQNLMAGEISWHDERDIEGSEYYAGKMRERAQKQGYTSGVAENLQLGSKSWAGAISGLMSSMGHRLNFLNPAFNDIGFYGCRVKSVFPGEGATLYVFMMGSDYGRVFDEKTKELCTKEGLKYCPAGMTSCTVIRCDNGLGVLKSRVSTETASLVQQQDSGFVMYPFDGAVVEPLASNHGPYDDYSGQLRGQMISVELLPETQKQISGLLMMLVDTSSGEIVPMGAVSNGLPPSRSGIRAWLPESPLKWGGQYRMVMQYNDPGDGWQERKFEFSVRKPEGRVVNISNLQQTVSVKKGEENLFVIDWNLTPQKAINNIEITYWGSNNYEIEALGDNLIKVQSNIDRLIIKNAANNMAINSLCTGLDCTEADGPCQ; this is translated from the coding sequence ATGAAGTCTGCTGTTAAATGGTTGTTGGTGCTCCTTGTCGCAATTAACTCTGCATGGTTGATTGCTGAAGATACAGAAAGTCCGGAAACGGTACTGGAAAGGCTGAACAGTGAGCGGAAAAGCGCAGGTATTGAATCCACTTATAAATTTAATACAGCCCTGACAGAAGCTTCACGCAGGCACTGTCTTTACTGGGCTGAACATTATGACCAGCTGAGACAGAACCTGATGGCAGGTGAAATCAGCTGGCATGATGAGCGGGACATAGAAGGTTCTGAATACTACGCAGGCAAAATGCGAGAACGGGCGCAAAAGCAGGGGTATACTTCCGGTGTTGCTGAGAACCTTCAGTTAGGTAGCAAAAGCTGGGCTGGAGCCATTAGTGGCTTAATGAGTTCGATGGGACACAGGTTGAACTTTCTGAATCCTGCATTTAATGATATTGGGTTTTATGGCTGCCGTGTTAAGTCAGTCTTTCCCGGTGAAGGAGCAACGCTTTATGTCTTTATGATGGGCAGTGACTATGGTCGCGTGTTCGATGAAAAGACAAAGGAACTCTGCACAAAAGAAGGGTTGAAGTACTGCCCTGCGGGTATGACGAGCTGTACGGTCATTCGTTGTGATAATGGTCTGGGAGTCCTGAAGTCGCGCGTCAGTACTGAAACAGCCAGTCTGGTTCAGCAGCAGGACAGCGGCTTTGTGATGTATCCGTTTGATGGTGCTGTGGTTGAGCCACTGGCTTCAAATCATGGCCCTTATGATGACTATTCGGGACAGTTAAGGGGGCAGATGATCAGTGTTGAGCTGCTTCCTGAGACACAAAAACAGATTTCTGGCCTGCTGATGATGTTGGTAGACACCAGTTCGGGTGAAATTGTGCCAATGGGTGCCGTGAGTAATGGTTTGCCCCCAAGCCGATCGGGAATAAGAGCCTGGTTGCCAGAATCACCCCTGAAGTGGGGCGGTCAATACCGCATGGTGATGCAGTATAACGACCCCGGCGACGGATGGCAGGAGCGGAAATTTGAATTTAGCGTCCGGAAGCCGGAAGGGAGAGTGGTAAATATTTCAAACCTTCAACAGACAGTGTCGGTCAAAAAGGGAGAGGAGAATCTGTTTGTTATTGACTGGAATCTGACCCCGCAGAAGGCAATCAATAATATTGAGATTACTTACTGGGGATCAAACAACTATGAGATTGAAGCTCTGGGGGATAATCTGATCAAAGTTCAGTCCAACATAGACAGGCTGATTATCAAAAATGCTGCCAATAACATGGCGATCAACAGTTTATGCACAGGATTAGACTGTACGGAGGCTGATGGACCCTGTCAATGA
- the ndk gene encoding nucleoside-diphosphate kinase produces MAVERTLSIIKPDAVAKNVIGKIYKRFEKAGLNIVGSRMIHLSQEKAEGFYAEHKERPFFPDLVAFMTSGPVVVSVLEGDNAVVLHRELMGATNPAEAAPGTIRADFAQTIDENAVHGSDSPTSAAREIAYFFDEAELCPRTR; encoded by the coding sequence ATGGCCGTAGAACGCACTTTGTCGATTATTAAGCCGGACGCTGTTGCCAAAAATGTAATCGGTAAAATTTACAAGCGCTTTGAAAAAGCAGGTCTGAATATCGTTGGCTCACGGATGATCCATTTGAGTCAGGAGAAAGCAGAAGGCTTTTATGCAGAACATAAAGAACGGCCATTTTTTCCTGATCTGGTGGCCTTTATGACGTCTGGCCCGGTCGTGGTGTCGGTCCTGGAAGGAGACAATGCTGTTGTCCTGCACAGGGAACTGATGGGAGCCACCAATCCGGCTGAAGCAGCGCCAGGAACCATTCGTGCGGATTTTGCTCAAACCATTGACGAAAACGCCGTACACGGTTCTGACTCTCCAACATCAGCAGCTCGGGAGATCGCTTATTTCTTTGATGAAGCGGAACTCTGTCCGCGAACGAGATGA